The following proteins are encoded in a genomic region of Bacteroidales bacterium:
- a CDS encoding glycosyltransferase family 2 protein — translation MDVSIVVPVYNEEESLPELTQWIAAVAEKAALSYEVLFVDDGSSDGSWQVIEGLQREYNTVRGIKFRRNYGKSAALHLGFRASQGEVVITMDADLQDSPDEIPELYRMIKEDKYDVVSGWKKVRHDPIGKRWPSKFFNWTTRRISKIKLHDFNCGLKAYHRDVVKTIEIYGEMHRYIPVIAKWAGFGRITEKVVQHQARKYGKSKFGAGRLIKGFLDLVTLTFVSKFAKRPMHFFGVLGTLLFIIGFIIAVYLTVAKFVWLEYRMTERPLFYFGLLAMVMGMQVFVAGFVAEMIARTSTRRNSYIIEKRVGIKNIENLEK, via the coding sequence ATGGACGTTTCGATAGTCGTACCCGTTTACAACGAAGAAGAATCGCTGCCTGAGCTTACGCAATGGATAGCCGCTGTGGCCGAAAAAGCCGCGCTAAGTTATGAAGTGCTCTTTGTGGATGATGGCAGCAGTGACGGCAGTTGGCAGGTCATCGAAGGGCTGCAACGCGAATACAACACGGTGCGTGGCATCAAGTTCAGGCGAAACTACGGCAAGTCTGCGGCACTGCATCTGGGATTTAGAGCCTCGCAAGGCGAAGTGGTCATCACCATGGACGCCGACCTGCAGGACAGCCCCGATGAGATTCCTGAGCTTTATCGTATGATAAAAGAAGACAAATACGATGTGGTGTCGGGTTGGAAAAAAGTGCGCCATGATCCCATCGGGAAACGCTGGCCATCGAAATTTTTCAACTGGACCACCCGCCGCATCTCAAAAATAAAACTTCACGATTTCAACTGCGGACTAAAAGCCTATCACCGCGATGTGGTGAAAACCATCGAAATTTATGGTGAGATGCACCGCTATATTCCGGTCATCGCCAAATGGGCAGGCTTTGGCCGCATCACCGAAAAGGTGGTCCAGCACCAGGCACGCAAATACGGAAAATCGAAATTTGGCGCCGGGCGGCTCATCAAAGGATTTCTGGATCTGGTCACCCTCACCTTCGTTTCTAAATTTGCCAAAAGACCCATGCACTTTTTTGGCGTTTTAGGCACGCTGCTGTTTATCATCGGGTTTATCATCGCCGTGTATCTTACGGTGGCTAAATTTGTCTGGCTGGAATATCGCATGACCGAACGCCCCTTGTTTTATTTTGGACTGCTGGCCATGGTGATGGGAATGCAGGTATTTGTGGCGGGATTTGTAGCGGAGATGATCGCGCGTACCTCAACACGGCGCAACTCCTATATCATCGAAAAACGTGTCGGCATCAAAAACATAGAGAATCTTGAAAAATAA
- a CDS encoding glycosyltransferase, translated as MKNNPRQRNIIILGSAYPLRGGGIATYNERLARAYQQNGDQATIITFSLQYPKFLFPGTTQYSTEAPPVDLHIEVLVNSINPLNWIKVGRLIKKRRPDLLVLRYWIPFMGPCLGTISRIVKRNRHSRIVAIVDNYIPHERRPGDKLFSKYFIKPIHGFVTMSRQVLSDLAKADNKKPRRYCPHPLYDNFGALQTKAIARERLKLPADGRYLLFFGFIRDYKGLDLLLEAMALPEVIRTNARLIVAGEFYAEAKPYHDIIRKHQLEPRVILATEFIPNEVVADYFNAADLVVQPYKDATQSGVTQVAYHFEKPMITTNVGGLSEMVPDGITGFVVEPDVKDIAQAIARFFEENKEAEFVANLKIEKLKFSWERMLEAIDEVAAAEARNG; from the coding sequence TTGAAAAATAATCCGCGCCAGCGAAATATCATTATCCTGGGGTCGGCTTATCCGCTGCGTGGCGGCGGCATCGCCACCTACAACGAGCGTCTGGCACGCGCTTATCAGCAGAACGGCGACCAGGCTACCATCATCACCTTTTCGTTGCAGTATCCTAAATTTTTATTCCCCGGTACCACACAATATTCTACCGAAGCGCCACCCGTCGACCTGCACATCGAAGTACTGGTAAACTCCATCAATCCGCTGAACTGGATAAAAGTTGGCAGACTGATAAAAAAACGCCGCCCCGATTTATTGGTGCTGCGCTATTGGATTCCATTTATGGGGCCATGCCTGGGAACCATCAGCCGCATCGTCAAGCGCAATCGCCACTCCCGCATTGTTGCCATCGTCGACAACTATATCCCGCATGAGCGGCGACCGGGCGACAAATTGTTTTCTAAATATTTCATCAAACCCATCCACGGCTTTGTAACCATGTCGCGGCAGGTGCTGAGCGATCTGGCGAAAGCCGACAACAAAAAACCACGGAGATATTGTCCGCACCCACTCTACGACAACTTTGGAGCATTGCAAACCAAAGCAATCGCAAGAGAGCGGCTGAAACTGCCTGCTGATGGGCGCTACCTATTATTTTTTGGATTTATCCGCGATTACAAAGGTCTCGATCTTTTGCTCGAAGCAATGGCATTGCCAGAGGTGATTCGCACCAACGCCCGCCTGATTGTAGCCGGCGAATTTTATGCGGAAGCCAAACCTTATCACGACATCATCCGGAAACATCAGCTTGAGCCGCGTGTGATTCTGGCTACCGAATTTATTCCTAATGAGGTTGTGGCCGATTATTTCAATGCTGCCGATTTGGTGGTGCAGCCTTACAAAGATGCCACACAAAGTGGCGTGACGCAGGTGGCCTATCATTTCGAAAAACCCATGATCACCACCAATGTTGGCGGGCTTTCGGAGATGGTGCCCGATGGCATTACCGGTTTTGTGGTGGAGCCGGATGTAAAAGATATTGCGCAAGCTATTGCCCGGTTTTTTGAAGAAAATAAAGAAGCCGAGTTTGTGGCAAATTTAAAAATAGAAAAACTAAAATTCTCGTGGGAGCGGATGCTCGAAGCCATCGACGAAGTAGCAGCTGCTGAAGCCAGGAATGGATAG